One segment of uncultured Propionivibrio sp. DNA contains the following:
- a CDS encoding M48 family metallopeptidase, whose product MNVVGDYYDGRSTRRSRVTLGHDNGFLQVRGDGIERREALADLRLSESMGAAPRLVTFSDGAFCEICDHAGLKRLLAETGHRDAWVVRWQFSVRWIFGASLLCLAVFFAAYRWGLPWVSARVADALPDSVAETVSVRVLSLLDERYLSPTRLPEARQAAIAARFAALALDGVPMAHAHLVFRANRAMSANALALPSGTIILTDDLVALARRDNELMAVLAHELGHVEGRHGLRQAVQGTLVGLLAAWFLGDVSSVVAAAPAALLEAKYSRDAEREADIFAERLLRANGISPRCLADILQRLDHAESVTGSAPDLLSTHPDTIRRVEAITGGACE is encoded by the coding sequence GTGAACGTCGTCGGCGATTATTACGACGGGCGCTCCACGCGCCGCAGCCGTGTGACGCTGGGTCATGACAACGGTTTTCTGCAGGTGCGCGGGGATGGCATCGAGCGCCGCGAGGCGCTTGCCGACCTGCGCCTTTCCGAATCGATGGGGGCGGCACCGCGACTGGTGACTTTTTCTGACGGTGCCTTTTGCGAGATATGCGACCATGCTGGTCTGAAGCGACTGCTTGCCGAGACCGGCCATCGCGATGCATGGGTTGTCCGCTGGCAGTTCAGTGTGCGCTGGATTTTTGGCGCCAGCCTGCTTTGCCTGGCCGTGTTTTTTGCCGCGTATCGCTGGGGCTTGCCCTGGGTGTCGGCGCGGGTCGCCGATGCCTTGCCCGATAGCGTCGCGGAGACTGTCAGTGTTCGTGTGCTGTCCTTGCTGGATGAGCGCTATCTCTCGCCGACGCGTCTGCCGGAAGCGCGGCAAGCGGCGATTGCCGCCCGTTTCGCGGCGCTGGCGCTGGACGGCGTGCCCATGGCGCATGCGCATCTCGTCTTCCGCGCCAACCGGGCGATGTCGGCGAACGCGCTGGCGCTGCCTTCAGGGACGATCATCCTGACCGATGATCTGGTCGCCCTGGCCCGTCGTGACAACGAGTTGATGGCGGTCCTGGCGCACGAACTGGGACATGTCGAGGGGCGTCACGGTCTGCGCCAAGCGGTCCAGGGCACGCTTGTCGGCTTGCTCGCCGCATGGTTCCTCGGCGACGTCAGCAGCGTTGTCGCGGCTGCGCCGGCGGCCTTGCTCGAAGCCAAGTATTCGCGCGATGCCGAGCGCGAAGCAGATATTTTCGCCGAGCGCCTGCTCCGGGCGAATGGCATCTCGCCCCGCTGTCTGGCCGATATCTTGCAGCGGCTGGATCATGCCGAGTCGGTCACGGGCAGTGCGCCCGACCTGCTGTCGACGCATCCCGACACAATTCGGCGCGTCGAGGCGATTACGGGCGGCGCCTGCGAGTGA
- a CDS encoding quinone oxidoreductase yields MTFAIRFHQTGGPEVLRWEEVSVGAPAAGEARVRHEAVGLNFIDTYHRTGLYPMPLPSGIGLEGAGVVEAVGEGVSDIQVGDRVAYAGGPVGAYSQERCMPAHRLLKLPASIDFRTGAAMMLQGMTAAYLLRRTYCVQPGDAVLIHAAAGGVGLIACQWAKALGATVIGTVSTEAKAELARQHGCDHVILYTREDIVKRVREITGGEGVAVVYDGVGKDTFAASLDCLRPRGMMATFGNASGAVPAFDPLTLTQKGSLFLTRPKLADYTTRRDELLDIGQELFNVVVGGQVKIEVNQTYPLSEAAQAHRDLEARKTTGSTIFLP; encoded by the coding sequence ATGACGTTTGCGATTCGTTTTCATCAGACCGGCGGTCCCGAAGTATTGCGCTGGGAAGAAGTGTCCGTCGGTGCGCCGGCGGCCGGCGAGGCGCGTGTGCGCCATGAGGCGGTCGGACTGAACTTCATCGATACCTACCACCGCACCGGGCTCTATCCCATGCCCCTGCCTTCGGGCATCGGCCTTGAAGGTGCCGGCGTCGTCGAAGCCGTCGGCGAAGGCGTCAGTGACATCCAGGTCGGTGATCGCGTCGCCTATGCTGGCGGGCCGGTCGGCGCCTACAGCCAGGAGCGCTGCATGCCGGCGCATCGCCTGCTCAAGTTGCCGGCCTCGATCGATTTTCGCACCGGTGCCGCGATGATGCTGCAAGGCATGACGGCGGCCTATCTGCTGCGCCGCACCTATTGCGTCCAGCCGGGCGATGCCGTGCTCATCCATGCGGCGGCCGGCGGCGTCGGGTTGATCGCTTGTCAGTGGGCGAAGGCGCTCGGCGCGACGGTGATCGGCACGGTGTCGACAGAAGCCAAGGCGGAACTCGCGCGCCAGCATGGTTGCGATCACGTCATCCTGTACACCCGTGAGGACATCGTCAAACGCGTGCGCGAGATCACCGGCGGCGAAGGCGTTGCCGTGGTCTATGACGGCGTCGGCAAGGATACTTTCGCGGCCTCGCTCGACTGCCTGCGTCCACGCGGCATGATGGCGACCTTCGGCAATGCCTCGGGGGCAGTGCCGGCTTTCGATCCGCTGACGCTGACGCAAAAGGGCTCGCTCTTCCTGACGCGGCCGAAGCTCGCCGATTACACGACGCGCCGCGACGAATTGCTCGACATCGGCCAGGAGCTTTTCAACGTTGTCGTCGGCGGTCAGGTCAAGATCGAAGTGAATCAGACCTATCCCTTGTCGGAGGCGGCGCAGGCACACCGCGACCTTGAAGCGCGCAAGACGACCGGATCGACGATCTTCCTGCCCTGA
- a CDS encoding UvrD-helicase domain-containing protein, with the protein MSDLLANLNPEQLAAVTLPPQHALILAGAGSGKTRVLTTRIAWLISTGQVGPHGVLAVTFTNKAAKEMLARLSAMLPINPRGMWIGTFHGLCNRLLRAHHREAGLPATFQILDSADQLSAIKRLLKNLNVDDEKYPPRELAHFINAHKEQGIRAAQAEAYDDYTRRRVELYAEYEAQCQREGVADFAELLLRTYELLCRNEPLRRHYQARFRHILVDEFQDTNVLQYKWLKLLASYGDPVEGGCIFAVGDDDQSIYAFRGAEVGNMRDLEREFKIANVIRLEQNYRSHGNILDAANALIKNNRGRLGKNLWTDAGAGEPIRVFEGFSDIDEARFAVDEVRELIRDDFPPTQIALLYRSNAQSRVLEHQLFSAGVPYRVHGGLRFFDRQEVKHALAYLRLIANPDDDTAFARVVNFPTRGIGSRSVEALQEAAHRANSSLYNAAASLTGKAGAAVGQFIRLIETLRAETTALVLPEVIEHLIDRSGLRAHYLGEKEGRERLENLDELVSAATAFVQEEEGTLAHPEESDAVASFLAHASLEAGEHQAGEGQEAVQLMTVHAAKGLEFDAVFITGLEQGLFPHENSSQERDGLEEERRLMYVAVTRARRRLYLTHAQTRMLHGQTRYCLPSLFLEELPEELLRRVGATPSFAASPTPAYAAAPARQREESTVGGFRIGQSVQHAKFGLGVIVSAEGGADARVQINFGVHGMKWLALAYAKLTPV; encoded by the coding sequence ATGTCCGATCTGCTTGCGAACCTCAACCCCGAACAACTGGCGGCGGTGACGCTGCCGCCGCAGCATGCGCTGATCCTCGCCGGTGCCGGCAGCGGCAAGACCCGCGTGCTGACGACGCGCATCGCCTGGCTGATCTCGACGGGGCAGGTCGGACCGCACGGCGTGCTGGCGGTGACCTTCACCAACAAGGCGGCCAAGGAAATGCTGGCGCGTCTGTCGGCGATGCTGCCGATCAATCCGCGCGGCATGTGGATCGGTACCTTCCACGGTCTGTGCAACCGCCTGTTGCGTGCGCATCATCGCGAGGCCGGCCTGCCGGCAACCTTCCAGATCCTCGATTCGGCCGACCAGTTGTCGGCGATCAAGCGCCTGCTCAAGAATCTCAACGTCGACGACGAAAAGTATCCGCCGCGCGAACTCGCCCATTTCATCAACGCGCACAAGGAGCAGGGTATCCGCGCCGCGCAGGCCGAGGCCTATGACGATTACACGCGCCGGCGCGTCGAGCTGTATGCCGAATACGAGGCGCAGTGCCAGCGCGAAGGCGTCGCCGATTTCGCCGAGCTGCTGCTGCGCACCTACGAGTTGCTGTGTCGCAACGAGCCGCTGCGCCGCCACTACCAGGCACGCTTCCGGCATATTCTCGTCGACGAGTTCCAGGATACCAACGTCCTGCAGTACAAGTGGCTCAAGCTGCTGGCGAGTTACGGAGATCCGGTCGAGGGCGGGTGTATCTTCGCTGTTGGCGATGATGACCAGAGCATATATGCTTTCCGTGGTGCCGAAGTTGGCAACATGCGCGATCTCGAGCGCGAATTCAAGATTGCCAATGTCATTCGCCTGGAGCAGAACTATCGGTCGCACGGCAACATCCTCGATGCCGCCAACGCGCTGATCAAGAACAACCGCGGACGTCTCGGCAAGAACCTGTGGACCGACGCTGGCGCCGGTGAGCCGATCCGCGTCTTTGAAGGGTTTTCGGATATCGACGAGGCGCGCTTCGCCGTTGATGAAGTGCGCGAGCTGATTCGTGACGATTTTCCGCCGACGCAGATTGCGCTGCTTTACCGGTCGAACGCGCAGTCACGCGTGCTCGAGCATCAACTGTTCAGCGCCGGGGTGCCGTACCGCGTGCATGGCGGCCTGCGCTTCTTCGATCGTCAGGAAGTGAAGCATGCGCTTGCCTACCTGCGGCTGATCGCCAATCCGGATGACGATACCGCGTTCGCGCGGGTCGTCAATTTTCCGACGCGCGGAATCGGCAGTCGCAGCGTCGAGGCCTTGCAGGAAGCGGCGCACCGCGCCAATTCGAGTCTCTACAACGCGGCGGCGAGCCTGACCGGCAAAGCCGGCGCGGCGGTCGGCCAGTTCATCCGGTTGATCGAAACCTTGCGCGCCGAGACGACGGCGCTGGTTTTGCCCGAGGTCATCGAGCATCTGATCGACCGGAGCGGGCTGCGTGCCCACTACCTGGGCGAAAAGGAAGGCCGCGAGCGACTCGAGAACCTCGACGAATTGGTCAGCGCGGCGACCGCGTTCGTGCAGGAAGAGGAAGGCACGCTGGCGCATCCGGAGGAATCCGATGCGGTCGCATCGTTCCTCGCACATGCGTCGCTTGAGGCCGGCGAACACCAGGCCGGCGAGGGGCAGGAAGCGGTGCAGTTGATGACCGTGCATGCCGCCAAGGGCCTGGAGTTCGATGCCGTTTTTATTACCGGGCTGGAGCAAGGCTTGTTCCCGCACGAGAACTCGTCGCAGGAGCGCGACGGTCTCGAAGAAGAGCGTCGGTTGATGTACGTTGCCGTGACGCGCGCGCGCCGCCGCCTGTACCTGACGCATGCGCAGACACGCATGCTGCACGGACAGACGCGCTACTGCCTGCCCTCGCTGTTTCTGGAAGAACTGCCCGAGGAATTGCTGCGCCGGGTGGGGGCCACCCCGTCCTTTGCGGCGAGCCCGACGCCGGCCTATGCGGCGGCCCCGGCGCGCCAGCGCGAGGAATCGACGGTCGGAGGTTTTCGTATCGGCCAGAGCGTGCAGCACGCCAAATTCGGTCTCGGCGTCATCGTTTCGGCCGAGGGCGGCGCCGACGCGCGCGTGCAGATCAATTTTGGCGTGCACGGCATGAAATGGCTGGCGCTCGCCTATGCCAAGCTGACGCCGGTATAG
- the ahpC gene encoding alkyl hydroperoxide reductase subunit C — MKSLINTEVLPFNATAFHAGKFIQVSDADLRGKWSVVFFYPADFTFVCPTELGDLADNYAEFKKLGVEIYSVSTDTHFTHKAWHDSSDTIRKIDYVMVGDPTGTISRNFGVMIEEAGLAERGTFVIDPNGKIQIIEINAGGIGRDASELLRKVKAAQYVASHPGEVCPAKWKEGDATLAPSLDLVGKI, encoded by the coding sequence ATGAAATCGCTGATCAATACCGAAGTCCTGCCTTTCAACGCCACCGCTTTCCACGCCGGCAAGTTCATTCAAGTGTCGGATGCCGACCTGCGCGGCAAGTGGTCAGTCGTTTTCTTCTATCCGGCCGACTTCACCTTCGTCTGCCCGACCGAGTTGGGCGACCTCGCCGACAACTATGCCGAATTCAAGAAGCTCGGCGTCGAAATCTACAGCGTCTCGACCGACACGCACTTCACGCACAAGGCCTGGCATGACAGCTCCGACACGATCCGCAAGATCGACTACGTCATGGTCGGCGATCCGACTGGCACGATCAGCCGCAATTTCGGCGTCATGATCGAGGAAGCCGGTCTGGCCGAGCGTGGTACCTTCGTCATCGACCCGAACGGCAAAATCCAGATCATCGAGATCAATGCCGGCGGCATCGGCCGCGACGCCAGCGAACTGCTCCGCAAGGTCAAGGCAGCGCAGTACGTCGCCTCGCACCCGGGTGAAGTCTGCCCGGCTAAGTGGAAGGAAGGCGACGCGACGCTCGCCCCCTCGCTCGACCTCGTCGGCAAGATCTGA
- a CDS encoding ParA family protein, whose protein sequence is MKSFLVANPKGGSGKTTLATNLAGYFARCGHRVMLGDVDRQHSSRDWLAIRPEVLPPIQGWDLSKDQPARPPKETTHVVLDTPAGLHGKQLDRVLGQVRRVIVPVQPSLFDILATRHFLDALLGEKCVRKEKTCVAVVGMRVDARTRAAAELERFLSYYDLPVLTYLRDTQLYVQTSANGMTLFDLAPSRAARDLEQWQPIIEWVEQS, encoded by the coding sequence ATGAAATCGTTCCTGGTCGCCAATCCCAAGGGCGGGTCGGGCAAGACGACGCTGGCGACGAATCTTGCCGGCTATTTTGCCCGATGCGGTCACCGCGTCATGCTCGGCGATGTCGACCGGCAGCATTCGTCGCGCGATTGGCTGGCGATCCGTCCGGAGGTGCTGCCGCCGATTCAGGGGTGGGATCTCTCCAAGGATCAGCCGGCCCGGCCGCCGAAGGAGACGACGCATGTCGTCCTCGATACGCCGGCCGGGCTGCACGGCAAACAGCTCGACCGCGTGCTCGGTCAGGTGCGCCGCGTCATCGTGCCGGTGCAGCCCTCACTCTTCGACATCCTGGCGACGCGTCACTTTCTCGATGCGCTGCTTGGCGAGAAATGCGTGCGCAAGGAGAAGACCTGCGTCGCGGTCGTCGGCATGCGTGTCGATGCGCGTACGCGTGCCGCGGCGGAGCTTGAACGCTTTCTGTCGTACTACGATCTGCCGGTGCTGACGTATCTGCGTGACACGCAGTTGTACGTGCAGACGAGTGCCAACGGCATGACGCTGTTCGATCTGGCGCCGTCGCGTGCGGCGCGGGATCTTGAGCAGTGGCAGCCGATCATCGAATGGGTCGAGCAGTCATGA
- a CDS encoding hydrogen peroxide-inducible genes activator, translated as MTLTELRYIVTLARERHFGRAAEKCHVSQPTLSVALKKVEQRFGITLFERSSADVRLTPIGEQIAAQAERVLEESARLQEIARQGKNPLVGPLRLGVIFTIAPYLLPRLIPSLHARAPDMPLHLQENFTVRLGEQLRRGELDAIIVADPFVEPGIVTGALYDEPFAAILPAGHPLTAREILAPRDIVGENLLLLGPGNCFRDQVVQACPQLSEPGGTEGAREGSSLETVRHMVASGAGMSIVPISAALSWPAQDDLLQLRRFSEPGPQRRVVVAWRASFPRPQAIDALRQAVTDALPAGAVPVRR; from the coding sequence ATGACCCTCACCGAACTGCGCTACATCGTCACCCTGGCCCGCGAACGCCACTTCGGGCGGGCCGCCGAGAAATGCCACGTCAGCCAGCCGACGCTGTCGGTGGCCTTGAAGAAAGTCGAGCAGCGCTTCGGCATCACGCTGTTCGAGCGCAGCTCGGCCGACGTGCGGCTCACGCCGATCGGCGAGCAGATCGCCGCGCAGGCCGAGCGCGTCCTCGAAGAATCGGCACGCCTGCAGGAAATCGCGCGGCAGGGGAAGAATCCGCTGGTCGGACCGCTGCGCCTCGGCGTCATTTTCACCATCGCGCCCTATCTCCTGCCACGCCTGATTCCGTCACTGCATGCGCGGGCGCCGGACATGCCGCTGCACTTGCAGGAAAACTTCACGGTCCGCCTCGGCGAGCAACTGCGACGCGGCGAACTCGATGCCATCATCGTTGCCGATCCCTTCGTCGAACCTGGCATCGTCACCGGCGCGCTCTATGACGAACCCTTCGCCGCGATCCTGCCGGCCGGACATCCGCTGACCGCCAGGGAAATCCTGGCGCCGCGCGACATCGTCGGCGAGAACCTGCTGTTGTTGGGGCCGGGCAACTGTTTCCGCGACCAGGTCGTGCAGGCCTGTCCGCAACTCTCGGAACCGGGCGGCACCGAAGGCGCGCGCGAAGGCAGTTCGCTGGAAACCGTACGTCATATGGTCGCAAGCGGCGCCGGCATGTCGATCGTGCCGATCTCGGCAGCGCTGTCCTGGCCGGCACAGGACGACCTGCTGCAACTACGCCGCTTCAGCGAACCGGGGCCACAGCGGCGCGTCGTCGTCGCCTGGCGGGCGAGTTTCCCGCGTCCGCAAGCCATCGATGCGCTCCGCCAGGCGGTTACCGACGCCCTGCCGGCCGGCGCCGTGCCGGTCCGCCGCTGA
- a CDS encoding YjgN family protein codes for MPALAGEGGGERFPLEFTGRGGEYFGIWIVNLLLTILTLGIYSAWAKVRRLQYFYRNTQLAGASFNYHGNPRAILKGRLIAVAMLVAYQVAGGIHPGLGLLVAVALALVLPRLLLRSLQFRLANSSYRGLRFHFDARLKDAYRVFLGWPLLAFVTIYLLAPFCHQRLKQFQHDNATFGQTRFSFTAPVRAFYALYFKMAGVLVLGGILIAVLGAALYGATQALGGGRFGAGAMAVFPLLSLLVLLFFIRPFFEALSQNLVWNHTQLSDHRFVSTASVWRLFWIRLSNLFAVLFTLGFYHPFAVVRLLRYRLQTVSVLAAGDLGAFVAGSADPVGATGEETAELFDIDIAL; via the coding sequence ATGCCGGCCCTAGCCGGCGAAGGCGGCGGAGAACGGTTTCCGCTCGAGTTTACGGGGCGTGGCGGAGAGTATTTCGGCATCTGGATCGTCAATCTCCTGCTGACGATCCTGACGCTGGGCATCTATTCGGCATGGGCCAAGGTGCGCCGGTTGCAGTACTTCTATCGCAATACGCAGCTCGCCGGCGCGAGTTTTAACTATCACGGCAATCCGCGGGCGATCCTCAAAGGGCGGCTGATCGCCGTTGCCATGCTGGTGGCTTATCAGGTCGCCGGCGGCATACATCCCGGGTTGGGCCTGCTGGTGGCCGTCGCGCTTGCTCTGGTGCTGCCGCGCCTGCTGTTGCGGTCCTTGCAGTTCCGGCTTGCCAACAGCAGTTATCGCGGCCTGCGTTTTCACTTCGACGCCCGCCTCAAGGACGCCTATCGCGTCTTCCTCGGCTGGCCGCTGCTCGCCTTCGTGACGATCTATCTGCTCGCCCCGTTCTGTCATCAGCGGCTCAAGCAGTTCCAGCATGACAATGCCACGTTCGGCCAGACCCGGTTCTCGTTCACTGCGCCGGTGCGGGCGTTTTACGCGCTGTATTTCAAGATGGCCGGGGTCCTGGTGCTGGGCGGCATCCTGATCGCCGTGCTCGGGGCGGCGCTGTACGGCGCGACCCAGGCGCTGGGCGGCGGCCGGTTTGGGGCCGGGGCGATGGCGGTGTTTCCGCTCCTGTCGCTGCTGGTGCTGCTCTTCTTCATCCGCCCGTTCTTCGAAGCCCTGTCGCAGAATCTCGTCTGGAACCATACGCAACTCAGCGACCATCGTTTTGTCAGCACGGCCTCTGTCTGGCGCTTGTTCTGGATTCGGTTGAGCAATCTGTTTGCCGTGCTGTTCACGCTGGGCTTCTATCATCCGTTTGCCGTTGTCCGCCTGCTGCGCTATCGCCTGCAAACGGTATCCGTGCTGGCGGCGGGCGATCTCGGTGCCTTCGTTGCCGGCAGCGCTGACCCGGTGGGCGCAACCGGCGAGGAAACCGCTGAACTCTTCGATATCGATATCGCCCTGTGA
- a CDS encoding SemiSWEET transporter — translation MIPVEWIGYLAATLTTVAFVPQVWQIWRSKRTQDISLRMYVLFTCGIAAWLVYGLMIAAWPVVVANAITFVLAGMVLVLKLRHG, via the coding sequence ATGATTCCCGTCGAATGGATCGGCTATCTCGCCGCCACGCTCACCACCGTCGCTTTCGTGCCGCAGGTCTGGCAGATCTGGCGCAGCAAGCGCACGCAGGACATTTCACTGCGTATGTATGTGCTCTTCACCTGCGGCATTGCCGCCTGGCTCGTCTACGGCCTGATGATCGCGGCCTGGCCGGTCGTCGTCGCCAACGCCATCACCTTCGTGCTCGCCGGCATGGTGCTCGTGCTCAAGCTACGGCACGGCTAG
- the ahpF gene encoding alkyl hydroperoxide reductase subunit F has protein sequence MLDAAIKTQLKAYLERLREPIELVATLDASDKSGEMRAMLDEIDALSDKVSVRYDGNDARRPSFSVGRPGEAARIRFAGLPLGHEFTSLVLALLQVGGHPPKADPAAIEQARALTGTFRFETYISLSCHNCPDVVQALNLLAVLNPGITHTMIDGALFKDEVEREKIMAVPTVLLNGQPFGQGRTSFEEVLARLDAGLVEREARKIADKAPFDVLIVGGGPAGAAAAIYAARKGIRTGLVADRFGGQVLDTMAIENFISVKSTEGPRLVAGLEQHVRDYDVDIMNLQRAESLAVGADGLTEIGLASGASLRSRSVIISTGARWRKMDVPGEEAYAGRGVAYCPHCDGPLFKGKRVAVVGGGNSGVEAAIDLAGIVGHVTLLARNDVRADAVLQKRLASLPNVEVITHTRIREVVGNGDKVTGLAYADQTSGEMRTLAVEGVFVQIGLLPNTDWLKGSVDLSAHGEIEVDARGQTSLPGVFAAGDCTTVPFKQIVIAMGEGAKASLAAFEHLIRSPLPA, from the coding sequence ATGCTTGATGCGGCCATCAAAACCCAACTCAAAGCCTATCTCGAGCGACTCCGCGAGCCGATCGAGCTCGTGGCGACGCTCGATGCCAGCGACAAGTCCGGTGAAATGCGCGCGATGCTCGACGAAATCGATGCCCTGTCGGACAAGGTGTCGGTCCGCTACGACGGCAACGACGCGCGCCGGCCCTCGTTTTCGGTGGGTCGTCCGGGCGAGGCGGCGCGTATCCGCTTTGCCGGTCTGCCGCTCGGGCACGAGTTCACCTCGCTGGTGCTGGCTTTGCTGCAGGTCGGTGGCCACCCGCCCAAGGCCGATCCGGCGGCAATCGAGCAGGCGCGTGCGCTGACCGGGACGTTCCGCTTCGAGACGTATATCTCCCTGTCCTGCCACAACTGCCCGGATGTCGTGCAGGCGCTGAATCTGCTGGCCGTGTTGAATCCCGGAATCACCCACACGATGATTGACGGCGCCCTGTTCAAGGACGAGGTCGAGCGCGAGAAGATCATGGCGGTGCCGACGGTCCTGCTTAACGGCCAGCCCTTCGGCCAGGGGCGCACCAGCTTCGAGGAAGTGCTGGCCAGGCTCGATGCCGGCCTCGTCGAACGCGAAGCGCGCAAGATCGCCGACAAGGCGCCGTTCGACGTACTCATCGTCGGCGGCGGACCGGCCGGCGCGGCGGCGGCGATTTATGCCGCGCGCAAGGGCATCCGCACCGGGCTCGTCGCCGACCGCTTCGGTGGTCAGGTGCTCGATACAATGGCGATCGAGAACTTCATCTCGGTCAAATCGACCGAGGGGCCGCGCCTCGTCGCCGGACTCGAACAGCATGTGCGCGATTACGACGTCGACATCATGAACCTGCAGCGCGCCGAGTCGCTCGCGGTCGGTGCCGACGGGTTGACCGAAATCGGGCTGGCGAGCGGCGCCTCGCTCAGGAGCCGCAGCGTCATCATTTCGACCGGCGCGCGCTGGCGCAAGATGGACGTGCCCGGCGAGGAAGCCTATGCCGGACGCGGCGTCGCCTACTGCCCGCACTGCGATGGCCCGCTGTTCAAGGGCAAGCGCGTCGCCGTCGTCGGCGGCGGCAATTCGGGCGTCGAGGCGGCGATCGATCTCGCCGGCATCGTCGGTCATGTCACCCTGCTGGCGCGCAATGACGTGCGCGCCGACGCCGTGTTGCAGAAGCGCCTGGCCAGCCTGCCCAATGTCGAGGTCATCACCCATACCCGCATTCGCGAGGTCGTCGGCAACGGCGACAAGGTCACCGGCCTCGCCTATGCCGATCAGACGAGCGGTGAAATGCGGACGCTTGCGGTCGAAGGCGTGTTCGTGCAGATCGGGCTGTTGCCCAACACCGACTGGCTCAAGGGCTCGGTCGATCTGTCGGCGCACGGTGAGATCGAGGTCGATGCGCGCGGTCAGACCTCGCTGCCCGGCGTCTTCGCCGCCGGCGATTGCACGACCGTTCCTTTCAAGCAGATCGTCATCGCCATGGGCGAAGGGGCCAAGGCATCGCTGGCGGCCTTCGAGCATCTGATCCGCTCACCCTTGCCGGCCTGA